One window of Tenacibaculum maritimum NCIMB 2154 genomic DNA carries:
- the mraZ gene encoding division/cell wall cluster transcriptional repressor MraZ, translating to MINLIGTYECKIDAKGRMMFSSAFKKQLSAVLQDGFVLKRAVFQPCLELYPMSEWQLMMAKINKLNRFVKRNNDFIRRFTAGVKLVELDVSGRILIPKDLCQFAGIQKEIVLSSSVNIVEVWDKEKYEKVIDEAALDFADLAEEVMGNIEADELS from the coding sequence TTGATAAATCTAATAGGAACATATGAATGTAAGATAGATGCTAAGGGCAGAATGATGTTTTCTTCGGCTTTTAAGAAGCAGTTGTCTGCTGTGTTGCAAGACGGGTTTGTTTTGAAAAGAGCGGTTTTTCAACCTTGTTTGGAGTTGTATCCAATGAGTGAATGGCAGTTGATGATGGCAAAAATAAATAAGTTAAATCGTTTTGTGAAGAGAAATAACGATTTTATAAGAAGGTTTACGGCAGGAGTGAAGTTGGTGGAGTTAGATGTTTCTGGGAGGATTTTGATTCCGAAAGATTTGTGTCAGTTCGCAGGGATTCAAAAAGAGATAGTGTTGTCATCTTCGGTGAATATTGTAGAGGTGTGGGATAAGGAAAAGTACGAGAAAGTAATAGATGAAGCAGCGTTAGATTTTGCAGATTTAGCAGAAGAAGTAATGGGAAATATAGAAGCAGATGAATTATCATAA
- the yihA gene encoding ribosome biogenesis GTP-binding protein YihA/YsxC: MKIKSAEFIMSNSNVTKAPKDNIPEYAFIGRSNVGKSSLINMLMERKDLAKTSGKPGKTQLINHFKVNEEWFLVDLPGYGYAQVSKKKRTIFQYFIENYFKERKQLVCTFVLIDSRHDPQKIDLEFMKFLGENQIPFCIVFTKSDKLGSSKLNKQITSYKKKLLNFWESLPTSFITSSSTGFGRKEFLDFIDSVNQDVRDNFK, translated from the coding sequence GTGAAAATAAAATCTGCTGAATTCATTATGAGTAACAGCAATGTTACCAAGGCTCCCAAGGATAACATACCAGAGTACGCATTTATTGGTAGATCTAATGTGGGTAAATCTTCATTAATTAATATGTTAATGGAACGAAAGGATCTTGCAAAAACATCAGGAAAGCCTGGAAAAACACAACTAATAAATCATTTCAAAGTGAATGAAGAATGGTTTTTAGTTGATTTACCAGGGTATGGTTATGCTCAGGTTTCAAAAAAGAAAAGAACTATTTTCCAATATTTTATTGAGAACTATTTCAAAGAGAGAAAACAATTAGTTTGCACATTCGTTTTAATAGACAGCAGACATGATCCTCAAAAAATCGACTTGGAATTCATGAAATTCTTAGGAGAAAATCAAATTCCTTTTTGTATTGTTTTTACAAAATCTGACAAACTAGGGAGCTCTAAGCTAAACAAACAAATTACCTCTTATAAAAAGAAGTTATTAAATTTTTGGGAAAGCTTACCTACTTCTTTCATCACTTCTTCTTCTACCGGATTTGGACGTAAAGAATTTCTAGATTTTATCGATTCTGTAAACCAAGATGTTCGTGACAATTTCAAATAA
- a CDS encoding aldehyde dehydrogenase, whose amino-acid sequence MDIVKLVQSQKKYFASQQTKDTSFRKASLKKLQKELIKREDDILEALYKDFKKPKYEGILTETSIVLAELKLLIKNLHSWSKPQRVLPSLLNFPSSAKIYKEPYGAVLIISPWNYPYQLAFAPLVGAIAAGNTVVLKPSELTPHTSKITKEIIESVFNKNHVAVVEGGVSAAQELLALRWDYIFFTGSVSVGRIVAKAAAEHITPTTLELGGKSPCIIDKTANIKLAAKRLIWGKLINCGQTCIAPDYLLVHQSVKKDFIKHFKEELSNAYGEHPEKSEDYLQIINTRNFDRLVSMLKNQTILIGGETNRDNRYIAPTLIDEPSLDSEVMKEEIFGPILPLISYKNEQDINTILSKYDKPLALYIFTQEKPFAKKMIAKYSFGGGTINDTAVHFANHRIPFGGVGESGIGGYHGKYSFDSFSHKKGVVTRGNWLDISTKYAPYKGKLKQLKTLLKWTT is encoded by the coding sequence ATGGATATCGTAAAACTTGTACAATCACAAAAGAAGTATTTTGCTTCTCAACAAACAAAGGATACTTCTTTTAGGAAAGCATCTTTAAAAAAACTACAAAAAGAACTCATCAAACGCGAAGATGATATTTTGGAAGCACTTTATAAAGATTTCAAAAAACCAAAATATGAAGGGATACTCACAGAAACATCTATCGTACTAGCTGAACTGAAGCTACTTATTAAGAATCTTCATTCTTGGTCAAAACCCCAACGTGTTTTACCTTCTCTACTCAATTTTCCTTCTTCTGCTAAAATTTACAAGGAACCATATGGCGCTGTTTTAATCATTTCTCCTTGGAACTACCCATATCAACTGGCTTTTGCTCCTTTAGTTGGCGCTATTGCAGCGGGGAATACCGTTGTTTTGAAACCTTCAGAATTAACCCCACATACAAGTAAAATCACTAAAGAAATCATTGAGTCGGTTTTTAACAAAAATCATGTTGCAGTAGTAGAAGGCGGCGTTTCTGCAGCCCAAGAATTATTAGCTCTACGCTGGGATTACATCTTCTTTACAGGCAGCGTTTCTGTAGGAAGAATTGTAGCTAAAGCTGCTGCTGAACACATTACCCCTACCACCTTAGAACTAGGAGGTAAGAGCCCTTGTATTATTGATAAAACCGCCAACATCAAACTAGCAGCAAAACGCTTAATATGGGGTAAACTCATTAACTGTGGGCAAACCTGTATTGCCCCCGATTATTTATTGGTGCATCAATCTGTTAAAAAAGATTTTATCAAACACTTTAAAGAAGAACTCTCCAATGCCTACGGAGAACACCCTGAAAAGTCAGAGGATTATCTTCAAATTATCAATACTAGAAATTTTGATCGACTAGTTTCTATGCTAAAAAATCAAACAATTTTAATTGGAGGAGAAACAAACAGAGATAATAGATATATAGCCCCGACTTTAATCGATGAACCTAGCCTTGATAGTGAAGTAATGAAAGAAGAAATATTCGGACCAATACTTCCTTTAATTTCCTATAAAAACGAACAAGATATTAACACCATTCTTAGCAAATATGATAAGCCACTAGCACTATATATATTTACACAAGAAAAGCCATTTGCTAAAAAAATGATTGCAAAATATTCTTTTGGAGGAGGAACAATTAATGACACCGCCGTTCATTTTGCGAATCATAGAATACCTTTTGGAGGTGTTGGAGAAAGCGGTATTGGGGGCTATCATGGAAAATACTCTTTTGATTCTTTTTCACATAAAAAAGGAGTTGTTACACGAGGAAATTGGCTAGATATTTCAACTAAATATGCTCCTTATAAAGGAAAACTAAAACAATTAAAAACATTACTAAAATGGACCACATAA
- a CDS encoding UDP-N-acetylmuramoyl-L-alanyl-D-glutamate--2,6-diaminopimelate ligase: MKKLNEILHKVAVRSIFGTTDTMVANIVFDSRRVKEGDVFIAQRGTFVDGHKYIEKAISLGAIAVVCEEVPLDKKETVVYIEVEDSSKALAIMASNYYENPSSKLILIGVTGTNGKTTIATLLSQLFKKAGHKVGLLSTVKVLVGEKEYKATHTTPDSLSINRYLKEMVHEKVAYCFMEVSSHGIHQKRTEGLVFSGGVFTNLSHDHLDYHKTFSEYRDVKKKFFDALPQKAFALVNLDDKNGTIMLQNTKAQKKTYALKTIGDFKGKILEKRLTGTLLTINGVEIWTRLIGTFNAYNLLAIVGVAELLGLEKLEVLRLVSELESVSGRFQYTISDDGVTGIVDYAHTPDALKNVLETIGDIRTGNEQVITVVGCGGDRDKTKRPKMAHIASQLSNQAIFTSDNPRTENPQTILEEMEEGVSAENYRKIISILDRKQAIKTACKLSKRGDIILIAGKGHEDYQEINGERIHFDDLEVVKDCFNQINNK; the protein is encoded by the coding sequence TTGAAAAAATTAAACGAAATATTACATAAAGTAGCAGTACGTTCTATATTTGGAACTACTGATACCATGGTGGCTAATATTGTTTTTGATTCGAGAAGGGTTAAAGAAGGAGATGTTTTTATAGCGCAAAGAGGAACGTTTGTAGATGGTCATAAGTATATAGAGAAAGCAATTTCTTTAGGGGCAATAGCGGTTGTTTGCGAGGAGGTTCCCTTGGATAAAAAAGAAACGGTAGTTTATATAGAGGTTGAAGATTCTAGTAAGGCATTGGCTATTATGGCTTCGAATTATTATGAAAATCCTTCTTCGAAATTAATATTAATTGGAGTAACAGGAACTAATGGAAAAACAACGATAGCAACCTTGCTATCTCAATTGTTTAAAAAGGCAGGCCATAAAGTAGGGTTGCTCTCCACAGTAAAGGTACTTGTAGGGGAAAAAGAGTATAAAGCAACTCATACAACGCCAGATTCATTAAGTATCAATCGCTATTTAAAAGAAATGGTTCATGAAAAGGTAGCATACTGCTTTATGGAAGTAAGTTCGCATGGAATTCATCAAAAAAGAACGGAAGGGTTAGTGTTTTCGGGAGGTGTTTTTACGAATTTGTCTCACGATCATTTAGATTACCATAAAACATTTTCAGAATATAGAGATGTTAAAAAGAAATTCTTTGATGCGTTGCCTCAAAAAGCATTTGCTTTAGTTAATTTAGATGATAAGAATGGAACCATAATGCTTCAAAATACAAAAGCTCAGAAGAAAACTTATGCATTAAAAACAATAGGAGATTTTAAAGGTAAAATTTTAGAAAAAAGGTTAACAGGAACATTATTGACAATTAATGGAGTTGAAATTTGGACTAGACTAATAGGAACTTTTAATGCATATAATTTATTAGCAATTGTAGGAGTAGCAGAATTGCTTGGGCTGGAAAAACTAGAAGTATTAAGGCTGGTTAGTGAACTGGAAAGTGTAAGTGGCCGTTTTCAATATACAATATCTGATGATGGAGTTACAGGGATTGTAGATTATGCTCATACGCCAGACGCGCTGAAAAATGTGCTGGAAACAATAGGGGATATACGAACTGGTAATGAACAAGTAATTACAGTAGTAGGATGTGGTGGAGATCGAGATAAAACGAAAAGGCCTAAAATGGCACATATTGCTTCTCAATTAAGTAACCAAGCAATATTTACTTCAGATAATCCAAGAACAGAAAATCCTCAAACTATTTTAGAAGAAATGGAAGAAGGGGTGTCTGCGGAAAATTACAGAAAAATAATATCTATTTTAGATAGGAAGCAAGCAATCAAAACAGCATGTAAATTATCTAAAAGAGGAGATATCATATTGATTGCAGGGAAAGGTCATGAAGATTATCAAGAGATTAATGGAGAGCGAATTCATTTTGATGATCTAGAGGTGGTGAAAGATTGTTTTAATCAAATTAATAACAAATAA
- a CDS encoding alpha/beta fold hydrolase, whose translation MTEHLKTEGKFTYAEAGEGQPIIVLHGLMGALSNFDKTFHHFSQKGYKVLIPELPLYTLPLLKTNVKNLAKFLHDFITFKQLKNVVLLGNSLGGHIGLYYTKHHKNDVGALVLTGSSGLYENSMGDSYPKRGDKEYVANKTRDVFYDPEIVTNDLIDEVYNVINNRSTLIRTLAIAKSAIRHNMAKDLPEMKQPTCLIWGKQDNVTPPEVADDFNKLLPDSDLFWIDKCGHAAMMERPEEFNQILENWFTSRNI comes from the coding sequence ATGACTGAACATTTAAAGACAGAAGGCAAATTTACATACGCAGAAGCAGGTGAAGGGCAACCAATCATCGTATTACACGGATTAATGGGAGCTTTGAGTAATTTTGACAAAACTTTTCATCACTTTTCTCAAAAAGGGTACAAAGTTTTAATCCCTGAATTACCTTTATACACACTTCCTTTATTAAAAACAAACGTAAAGAACTTAGCCAAGTTCCTTCACGATTTCATTACTTTTAAACAATTAAAAAATGTTGTTCTACTAGGAAACTCCCTTGGCGGACATATAGGTTTATATTATACAAAACACCATAAAAACGATGTAGGAGCACTAGTACTTACGGGAAGCTCTGGTTTGTATGAAAACTCAATGGGAGATAGCTACCCTAAACGCGGAGACAAAGAGTATGTTGCTAATAAAACACGTGATGTTTTTTACGATCCAGAAATTGTTACAAATGACTTAATAGACGAAGTTTATAATGTAATCAATAATCGTAGCACACTTATAAGAACTCTTGCCATAGCCAAAAGCGCTATTCGACATAATATGGCAAAAGATCTTCCTGAAATGAAACAACCTACCTGCTTAATCTGGGGCAAACAAGACAATGTAACTCCTCCTGAAGTTGCTGACGACTTTAACAAGTTACTACCTGATTCTGATTTATTTTGGATTGACAAATGCGGTCATGCTGCAATGATGGAAAGACCCGAAGAGTTCAATCAGATTCTGGAAAACTGGTTTACTTCAAGAAATATCTAA
- a CDS encoding penicillin-binding protein, translated as MSLFFLVIVFRIFNIQYVQGDKYRKLSEERTVRNDTIFANRGNVYAADGNLLATSMSKFTIRMDVVAVDDNVFEKNLTKLSEALSELLGKPSRYYKQKIRQAKKRRNRYLLIARNVGYNDYVKMKAFPIFKLGVYRGGFIAEQKTVRAHPIGKIAERTVGYDDHRGGAGIEGAFAEYMEGENGWRLKQKIAKGQWKPINDVNEKEPIDGHDVITTIDVNIQDITHHALLRQLEEFEADHGCAVVMETKTGEIKAISNLGRTSKGKYYEKRNYAVWESHEPGSTFKLASLMAGLEDKVIDTSTVVDTEKGRFFVNREKVEDSRYGGYGEISAARVFEVSSNVGIVKLIKKHYDHRPKKFTDKMKAFGLGMQTGVKIKGEGKPYIPSPSEKTWSPISLEWMAWGYGVSLTPLQILTFYNTVANNGEMVKPRFIKELRVGNKIEKVFEKVVVKKKIASQRTINKVRKVMENVVKKGTADNIYSPNFSMAGKTGTAKKYIPRHKNEKGEVIKGYYSNKRYVASFAGFFPADTPKYSCIVVIHDPKKEKGYYGATVAAPVFKEIAQKIYTTTPIDNQSVSDTPKFSAIDKSYKDYYKKLRKTKTKMPDVKGMSGMDAVSLLENIGLKVKFSGTGRVMEQSIEKGVYIKKGRTIILKLS; from the coding sequence ATGTCGCTTTTTTTTCTAGTGATAGTGTTTAGAATATTTAATATACAATATGTGCAAGGAGATAAGTATCGGAAACTATCAGAGGAAAGAACTGTAAGAAATGATACCATTTTTGCAAATAGAGGTAATGTATATGCGGCAGATGGTAATTTGTTAGCAACCTCAATGTCAAAGTTTACTATAAGAATGGATGTGGTAGCTGTTGATGATAATGTTTTTGAAAAAAACCTCACTAAATTATCAGAAGCACTTTCTGAATTGTTAGGGAAGCCTTCTAGGTATTATAAACAGAAAATTAGGCAAGCTAAAAAAAGAAGAAACAGGTATTTGTTAATAGCGAGAAATGTAGGGTACAATGATTATGTAAAAATGAAGGCGTTTCCTATATTTAAATTAGGTGTTTATAGAGGTGGTTTTATAGCGGAACAAAAAACAGTAAGGGCACATCCGATAGGTAAAATAGCAGAAAGAACAGTAGGGTATGATGACCATAGAGGAGGTGCTGGTATAGAAGGAGCTTTTGCAGAGTATATGGAAGGGGAAAATGGTTGGAGATTGAAGCAAAAAATAGCAAAAGGACAATGGAAACCAATTAATGATGTAAATGAAAAAGAACCAATTGATGGGCATGATGTAATTACAACGATAGATGTTAATATACAGGATATTACGCATCATGCATTGCTAAGACAATTAGAAGAGTTTGAGGCAGATCATGGCTGCGCAGTGGTTATGGAAACAAAAACAGGAGAGATCAAGGCAATTTCAAATTTAGGGAGAACTTCTAAAGGGAAGTATTATGAGAAGAGAAATTATGCGGTTTGGGAAAGCCATGAACCAGGTTCTACGTTTAAGTTGGCAAGCCTAATGGCAGGGCTAGAAGATAAGGTTATTGATACTTCAACAGTTGTAGATACCGAAAAAGGAAGGTTTTTTGTAAATAGAGAAAAAGTAGAAGATTCTCGTTATGGAGGGTATGGAGAAATATCAGCAGCTAGGGTGTTTGAAGTATCTTCTAATGTAGGAATTGTAAAGCTAATCAAAAAGCATTATGACCATCGTCCTAAAAAGTTTACTGATAAGATGAAAGCATTTGGGTTAGGGATGCAAACAGGAGTGAAAATAAAAGGAGAAGGAAAACCTTATATTCCAAGCCCTTCTGAAAAAACGTGGAGCCCTATATCATTAGAATGGATGGCTTGGGGGTATGGAGTTTCTTTAACACCGCTTCAAATACTAACTTTTTATAATACGGTGGCTAATAATGGAGAAATGGTGAAGCCCAGATTTATTAAAGAGTTACGAGTAGGGAATAAGATCGAGAAAGTTTTTGAAAAGGTTGTTGTTAAGAAAAAGATAGCTTCGCAAAGAACAATTAATAAAGTAAGGAAGGTGATGGAAAATGTTGTTAAAAAGGGAACGGCAGATAATATATATTCTCCAAACTTTTCAATGGCAGGTAAAACAGGAACGGCTAAAAAGTATATACCAAGGCATAAAAATGAGAAGGGAGAAGTTATAAAAGGATACTATTCTAATAAGAGGTATGTAGCGTCATTTGCTGGTTTTTTTCCCGCTGATACTCCTAAGTATTCTTGTATAGTAGTAATACACGATCCTAAAAAAGAGAAAGGTTATTATGGGGCTACGGTAGCTGCACCTGTTTTTAAAGAGATAGCTCAAAAAATATATACAACAACTCCTATAGATAACCAATCAGTATCAGATACTCCTAAATTTTCCGCAATAGATAAAAGTTATAAAGATTATTATAAGAAATTGCGTAAAACAAAAACTAAAATGCCGGATGTGAAAGGAATGAGTGGTATGGATGCGGTTTCATTACTTGAAAATATAGGGTTGAAAGTGAAATTTTCTGGAACGGGTAGAGTAATGGAGCAGTCTATAGAAAAAGGAGTGTACATAAAGAAGGGAAGAACAATTATTTTAAAATTATCATAA
- a CDS encoding FtsL-like putative cell division protein translates to MKRSVYDILRGGFLTDESAFKNWRIIIFVVLLLLIMISSAHRADEKVVEISELNKKQRELRAEYVDTGTILMRMKMESSIRSKLKEKGLAPSKTPPQKIKVTYKKD, encoded by the coding sequence GTGAAAAGGAGTGTATATGATATTCTGAGAGGAGGGTTTCTTACAGATGAGTCGGCTTTTAAGAATTGGAGGATTATCATTTTTGTTGTGTTGCTTTTGTTGATTATGATTTCAAGTGCGCATAGGGCAGATGAGAAAGTGGTAGAGATTTCAGAGCTGAATAAAAAGCAAAGAGAGTTAAGGGCTGAATATGTTGATACGGGTACTATTTTAATGAGAATGAAGATGGAAAGTAGTATTCGGAGTAAATTGAAAGAAAAGGGATTGGCTCCTTCAAAAACGCCGCCACAAAAGATTAAAGTAACTTATAAAAAAGATTAG
- the rsmH gene encoding 16S rRNA (cytosine(1402)-N(4))-methyltransferase RsmH: MNYHNPVLLKESVDALHIKEDGVYVDVTFGGGGHSREILNRLGEKGRLFAFDQDPDAYQNKIEDERFVLIGENFRYISRFLRFYGVKKVDGVLADLGVSSHQFDAAERGFSTRFDAELDMRMDQKSMLSGSKVINEYEEKELADVLFLYGELRNARGLAKTIVLARKEGAVETSFQLKEVLKRFLPKSKEHKILAQIFQAIRIEVNQELEVLKEFLEQVPELLNREGRLSVISYHSLEDRLVKRFIRTGLFSGEPEKDVFGNVDVPLKKIGKLIVPTIEEIKENNRARSAKLRIATLK; this comes from the coding sequence ATGAATTATCATAATCCAGTATTGTTGAAGGAAAGTGTGGATGCGCTCCATATAAAAGAAGATGGTGTGTATGTGGATGTAACTTTTGGAGGAGGGGGGCATTCTAGAGAGATTTTAAATAGATTGGGAGAAAAAGGAAGGTTGTTTGCTTTTGATCAGGATCCGGATGCTTATCAGAATAAAATAGAAGATGAGCGTTTTGTGTTGATAGGTGAAAACTTTAGATATATATCTAGGTTTTTACGATTTTATGGTGTTAAAAAAGTAGATGGTGTTCTGGCTGATTTAGGAGTTTCTTCTCATCAGTTTGATGCTGCTGAAAGAGGGTTTTCAACTCGGTTTGATGCAGAGTTGGATATGAGGATGGATCAGAAATCAATGCTTTCAGGTAGCAAGGTGATTAATGAATATGAGGAAAAGGAGCTAGCGGATGTGTTGTTTTTATATGGAGAATTAAGGAATGCGAGGGGGTTGGCTAAAACGATTGTGTTGGCTAGAAAGGAAGGGGCTGTGGAAACTAGTTTTCAGTTGAAAGAAGTATTGAAGCGTTTTTTACCTAAGTCAAAAGAGCATAAAATACTAGCGCAGATTTTTCAAGCAATTCGTATAGAAGTGAATCAAGAGTTGGAGGTGTTGAAGGAGTTTTTGGAGCAAGTCCCAGAGTTATTGAATAGAGAAGGGCGTTTGAGTGTAATATCATATCATTCTTTAGAAGATAGGTTGGTAAAGCGTTTTATACGAACAGGATTGTTTAGTGGAGAACCAGAAAAAGATGTTTTTGGAAATGTAGATGTTCCTTTGAAAAAAATAGGGAAGTTGATTGTGCCGACAATTGAGGAGATTAAAGAGAATAATCGAGCACGTAGTGCTAAATTGAGGATAGCAACATTGAAATAA
- a CDS encoding RluA family pseudouridine synthase produces MHSTKNNLHVLFEDNHIIIVNKRAGDIIQGDKTGDKPLSEVVKEYIKDKYNKPGNVFIGVVHRLDRPTSGIVIFARTSKALERLNKMLRDKTIHKTYWAITKENPSKEANTLIHFLKKNPKNNKSTPYIKEINGSKKAILHYRVIKKLDNYSLLEIDLETGRHHQIRAQLSSIGSPIKGDLKYGFSRSNKNGSIHLHAKKIQFTHPVSKETLEIEAPLPKDPVWDAC; encoded by the coding sequence ATGCATTCTACGAAGAATAATCTACATGTTTTGTTTGAAGATAATCATATCATTATTGTAAATAAACGTGCTGGAGATATTATTCAAGGAGATAAAACAGGAGACAAACCTTTAAGCGAAGTTGTTAAGGAATACATCAAAGATAAATACAACAAACCTGGGAATGTATTTATCGGAGTGGTACACAGACTAGACAGACCCACCTCTGGAATTGTTATTTTTGCCCGTACTTCAAAAGCCTTAGAACGCTTAAACAAAATGCTACGAGACAAAACAATTCATAAAACATATTGGGCTATTACCAAAGAAAACCCCTCTAAAGAAGCAAACACTTTAATCCATTTTCTAAAAAAGAACCCAAAAAACAATAAATCTACTCCTTATATCAAAGAGATCAACGGTAGTAAAAAAGCAATATTACACTATAGAGTTATTAAAAAATTAGACAATTATTCTTTATTAGAGATTGACCTAGAAACGGGAAGACATCACCAAATAAGAGCGCAACTATCATCTATTGGATCTCCCATAAAAGGAGACTTAAAATACGGCTTCAGCAGAAGTAACAAAAATGGAAGCATCCATCTTCACGCAAAAAAAATTCAATTCACACACCCCGTAAGCAAAGAAACTCTAGAAATAGAAGCTCCTCTTCCTAAAGATCCGGTTTGGGATGCTTGCTAA